CGGCCGGCGCCTGGGCGACGTGATAGAGCGCCTCGCGCATCAGACGCTCGGCAACGTTGCTGGAACCTTCCAGCAGGCGACGGATCTGCAGGTCGATTCGCGAACTGACCTGATTGATGCCGGCGGAGGTGCTGATACCGGGATCAGCCAGCGCCTCGACAAAGGCCTGCGCCGCCCACCAGAAGGAACGGGCGGCTGGCGTATCCTGGGTTGCCTCGATACGGGCCAGGGCATCGAGCATCAACTGGCGACCGGCTTCGGCCTCGGCCGGCTTGGTCAGCCAGCTGAGCAAACCCTTTTCGTAACGCATGCGCTCAGCCTTGAGCACGCGCTGCAGCACTTCCGGGCTGAGCGGCGCTACGGCTTCCGCACGTTTGGGCGGACGCAACGACAGATCGGGGAAAAACAGGTCACTCGGCTGCGCGCGTCCCGTACCGCGCAGACCGGCCAGCGCCAGGTGGGCCGGCAACAGGCGCAGCGGCTGGTTCGGTTCGCCAGCCATCAATTCGTCGAGATATTGGCGAATCGCCTGCATCGCCTGGCGCAGGACGGGAACGGTCTCGCCGTCGGCGGCCAGGTTGCCCTCTTCAAGGGCAAGCAGAGCCGCCTCAAGCGACTCGGTAATCTGCGTCACCCCATCCAGACCGACGATAGACAGGGCACCATGCACCTGGTGCACGTGCGTGCGGCAAAACTTGAACTGGGTGTTATCCGCAACCGATTCGTACTGGGTCAGCGCCTCTTCGGCACGCTCCAGCGCCAGATCGATCTCGCTCTTGACCCATGTCAGTGGGGCCAAATCAAATTCAGTTGCGGCGCTCATAGTCTCTCGTGATCGATTTCGGTCAGTCCACCTTGAAGCCGGCAACCGAACCCTTCAGTTCGGAAGCCAGGGCGGTCAGCTCATCCACCGCCTCCGCGGTACGCTGCGTACCGGCCGTCGTCTGCTCGGTAACGCGCAGAATGTCCTGCATCAGCGTCGCCACCTGGGTAGCGGAGTCGGCCTGGGCTTGCGTCGAGGTCGAAATGTTCTGAATCAGGTCGGCCAGATCGCGCGACACCTGCGAAATCTCGGTCAGTGCCTGACCGGCCGCGTCGGACAGCTTGGCCCCCTCGACCACACCCTGCGTCGATTGTTCCATGGCGGACACGGCATCCTGCGTATCGGTCTGAATGGTCTTCACGATCGCGCCGATCTGTTTGGTTGCTTCGGCCGAGCGTTCGGCCAGTCGCTGCACTTCTTCCGCAACCACGGTAAAGCCGCGCCCGGCATCACCGGCCGAAGCGGCCTGGATGGCGGCGTTCAGCGCCAGCACGTTGGTCTGTTCGGTAATGTCGGAAATCAGTTCCACGATTTCGCCAATTTCCTGCGAGCTTTCGCCGAGGCGCTTGATGCGCTTCGAGGTTTCCTGAATCTGGTTGCGAATTTCGTTCATGCCCTTGATCGAGTCATGTACGGCCTGCGTACCCTTTTCAGCAGCCATCAGCGACTGGCGCGCCACCTGGGCCGACTGCGTTGCATCGCCGGACACCTGGTTCATCGAACGCGCCATGGCCAGCGCGGACTGGCCGACTTCCTGAATTTCGCTCGATTGACGTTCGGCAGCGGTGAGCAGCTCGGCGGAGGTCAGACGGGCGATTTCGGTTGCTGCCGTCACCCGGTTGGCCGCGTCATTGATCCGGCCGACCAGCACGCGCAGTTCTTCAATCGTGTAGTTGATCGAGTCGGCAATGGCGCCGGTAATGTTTTCGCTCACCGTCGCGGTCACGGTCAGGTCGCCGTCGGCGAGGTCGCCCAGTTCGTTCATCAGACGCAGAATGGCGTCCTGGTTCTCGCGATTGGTCATTTCCGAAGCCTGACGCTGATGTTCGGCTTCGAGCGCGCGGCGGCCGGTATCTTCGAGATAGATCTTGGCAAGCAGGGCCAGCGCACCCAGCGCCAGCAGAGTCATGACGATCACCAGGAAGATGTACAGGCCACGTTCCGACAGCGTCGCCTGATAGCCGAGCGCCAGATCGTCGGTTGCCTTCAGCAGGTCCTCACTCTCGCGGAAAATGCGTGCGCCAGCCTGCTTGGAAAGCACCAGCGGCTGCATGTTGCCGAGAATGTTGCCAATCGCCGACTGGTATTCCTTGAAGGCGGCATCCAGATCGGCCAGCTTTTCCTTGCTCGCGGCATCGTTGCTGGCGGTCAGGCGCAGCATTTCATTGCCCTTGCTCAAGCCGACCAGCAAGTCGCGGAAGCCGTTGGTGTCCTTGCCGAGCAGGAAGGCCACTTCCGGGTTGATTTCGTCACCGACCAGCAGCGCCGAAGCGTTCTTGGCGATCCGCTGCGTCAACATCACCAGCTGGTTGGCGGCAGCAATTTCCCGCGCCGAGCCGCCCGACTGCAGCTTCAGGGCGGCCAGCTGCTCGGTCAACTCAAGCATCACGGCATTTTTGTTGTCGATGGTGGCAACGTTCTTGCCGAGCTCGACCAGGGTCTTCTCCTGGGCAACCACGGTCATCGCATCCTTGTCGGTCATCGCCCAGCGCTCGGTCAGCGCGGCCAACTGGGTGGAAACCTCACCCGGCGAGGCCGGCACGTCGACACCGCCCACTTCACCACCGTTGCTCAGGCGATCAAGCAGCAGGGCGAAGGTATCGCGCGACTCCTTGAGCTGCTTGAAAGCTACCTGGTTACCCTGCAGGGCCAGCGACGATGCTTTCGCGAGACGTTGCGACAGCATGCGCATTTCGCCGGATGCCGCGATGTACGCGGTACCGTTGGTCGATTCGCGATTGTCGTGGAAGACCAGGGCAGCAATCAGCACGAAGAGGGTGACGAAGACGCCGCCCAGGATCTTCATTTGCTGGATTACCGGCTGTTGCGCGAGAAACTCCGGCAACAGCGACTTCCCGGCAGATGCGGCTGCACCTTCTGTCATGCCGGTCAAGACCGTCATTGGTGATGACGACTTGGCACCAGCGCCGAATTTAGGAAGTTTGAAGCTGAAAGCCATGGAATTCCTCCGCTAGGGGTTCGGGGCACTCCCCGATCAAGCCCCGATATTCATGAAATCTTGGTCGACCAGCAGATCACGCACGGACAGCTTGTGCCAGACCTTGCCCTGACGATCGGTGTAAGACGCTGCAGCCCAGCCCGGCAGCTTGCTGTCGGCTGGCGCCGGGGTGAAATCTTCCGGATTCTTCAGGCCGAGCATGCGCGAAACGAGCAGCGCCGCATTCGAGCCATGCTTGACACCGACCAGCAGCAAACGCGTGCTGGCGTTTTGCGGCGTCGGTTGACCACCACAAAACAACGAAAAATCGGTCACGGCATGCAGGTTGCCGCGAATATTCGCGATGCCGGCGAACCATGGCCGGGCCAGCGGCACGCTGGTCAACTGTGGTGCCTGAACGATTTCGCCGCTATCGGAGAGGTCGACCAGCCAAGAGTCTTCACCGGCCTGGATACCCAGCCACGAAGCGCCCCCCTTGCCCAGCGCCGCTGTTTTCAGACGCCCGGCAAGGTAGGTCTGAAAATCGCGAAGACTTGTTTTTTTGGCCATACGGATCAGGGAATGGCGGCGACGCGCTGCAACAGTTCTTCCGGATTGAGCGGCTTGACGAGATAGTCGACGGCGCCTTGACGCAAACCCCAGATCTTGTCGGTTTCCTGCCCCTTCGAGGTACAGACGATGACCGGAATGCCCTTGGTTTCTTCGTCGCGCGTCAGGGTACGGGTTGCCTGATAGCCGTTCAGCCCGGGCATCACGACATCCATCAGGATCAGGTCGGGCTTGCCGGCCTTGGCCTTGGCAATGCCTTCTTCACCATTCTCGGCGGTGCTCACCTGGTAACCGGCCTTGGTCAACAGATCGACAACAAAAAAGCGTTCGGTTGGGGAATCGTCGACAACGAGGATGTTCTTGACGGGCATCTTTGCTCCCTGGACTACAAGTTGGTTTCTGATTCGGCCGGCAAGGCAAAGGTCGCGACCGTTTGCAGCAGGCTGTCTTTGGTAAAAGGCTTGGTCAGGTACTGGTCGGAACCGACCATGCGCCCGCGCGCCCGGTCAAACAGGCCATCCTTGGAGGACAGCATGATCACCGGTGTCGCTTTGAAGCGGGCATTTTTCTTGATCAGCGAACAGGTTTGATAACCATCGAGGCGCGGCATCATGATGTCGCAGAAGATCACGTTGGGCTGATGATCGGCAATCTTGGCCAGGGCATCAAAGCCATCTTCGGCCAGGACGACCTGACAGCCGGCCTGGACGAGAAAAATCTCGGCACTGCGCCGTATCGTGTTGCTGTCGTCAATGACCATAACCCTGACGCCACGCAGTCTGGACAAATCAGCCAATTCCCGCTCCCCCGGCCCCTTGTTGGGTACTTTCGCTATCGCTGCATCATACTACGGAAGTCGTAATTCGCCATCATCCTGAAAACACTGTTACGGCTTGCCACGGGCAAGGGCGATCGACCCAAGATTCGGATAAAATCGCGGCCATCTTACCCAATCCCCTTCGCGCCCGCCAAGGGCGCGAGATTTCATGACTTCCACCCCGGTTTCACCCAGCCTGCCCCAGGTTCTTGTCTTTGCCGCCAGCGACCCTTCATCCGGCGCCGGCATCCAGGCCGACCTGCTCACCCTGGCCAGCCTCGGCTGCCATCCGCTGACCGCGATCACCGCCCTCACCGTGCAGGACACAACCGGCGTGCAGAGCGTGCATCCGGTCGCCGCCGAACTGCTCGAACAGCAGGCGCGTACCGTACTCGAAGACATGCCGGTGCATGCCTTCAAGATCGGCGTGCTGGGCAGCGTCGAGAATGTCGTGGCCGTTGCCGAAATCCTTTCCGACTATCCGGAAATCCCGCTCATCTTCGACCCGGTGCTTGCGTCGGGGCGCGGCGATGAATTGTCCGGCGAGGAAATCATCGCTGCGATGCGCGAACTGCTGCTGCCGCAGACCACGCTGCTCACCCCCAACGCGCCCGAAGCGCGCCGCCTGGCGGAAAGCGACGAGGACGAAGAGGAACCCTCGATCGAAGTCTGCGCCAAGCGCCTGATCGAGATGGGCGCGCAATATGTATTGATCACCGGCACGCACGAAAACACGGCACAGGTCATCAACACCCTGTACGGCCCGGACGGCGTCATCCGTCGCGACGAGTGGGAACGCCTGCCCGGCAGTTACCACGGTTCGGGCTGCACCCTGGCCTCGGCAATTGCCGGCTGCCTGGCCGGCGGCGCCAGCATCGAGGATGCCGTGCGCGACGCCCAGGACTACACCTGGCAGACGCTGAAAAACGGTTTCCGCGGCGGCATGGGGCAGTTCATTCCCGACCGTTTCTTCTGGGCACGCGGCGGCGACGAGACTGCCGAACAAGCCGGTGCAAACGACGAGCCCAAAGCCGATGCATAAGCTGCGCGGCCTCTACGCGATCACGCCCGAACAACCCGACGGTGCGCGTCTGTTGCGCGACGTCGAGGCGGCGCTGGCCGGCGGCTGCCGCATCGTGCAATACCGCGACAAGATTTCGGCGATGCCCGAGCAGGTCGCCCGCGCCCACGCGCTGCGCGCCCTGACCCGCCGGTTCGATGCCTGCCTGCTGATCAACGACGACCTGGCACTGACCCGCCTGGTCGATGCCGACGGCACTCACCTCGGCGGCGAGGATGGCAACCTGGCGGCGGCGCGCGCCATCCTCGGCCCCGGAAAAACCCTCGGCGCCTCCTGCTATGCCGACTTCAGCGCCGCGCAATCTGCCGCTGCGGCCGGCGCCGACTATGTCGCCTTCGGTGCCGTCTATCCGTCACCGACCAAACCGCTCGCCGCGCGCGCTACGGTCGACCTGTTTTTGCAGGCAAAAACGACGTTGACCGTCCCGACTTGCGCCATCGGCGGCATCACGCTGGCCAATGCCGCGCCGCTCATCGCGGCCGGCGCCTCCCTGCTTGCCGTCATCACCGACCTGTTCAACGCGCCGGACATCGCTGCCCGTGCCGCCGCCTATCAACGCCTATTCGAGGAAGCCCAGTCATGACCTCACGCAACCAGCAACTGTTCGAACGTGCCCAGAAACACATTCCCGGCGGCGTCAATTCGCCGGTACGCGCCTTCCGCTCGGTCGGCGGCACGCCGCTGTTCTTCCAGAAAGGCGTCGGCCCGCGCGTCCAGGATGCCGACGGCAAGTGGTACACCGACTACGTCGGCTCGTGGGGCCCGATGATCCTCGGCCACGCCCATCCCGATGTGATCGCCGCCGTCCAGGCCGCAGTCGTCGACGGCCTGTCCTTCGGCGCGCCGACCGAACGCGAAGTCGACATCGCCGACCTGCTCTGCGAACTCGTCCCGTCGATGGAAATGGTCCGCCTGGTTTCCTCCGGCACCGAGGCGACGATGAGCGCCATCCGCCTGGCGCGCGGCTATACCGGGCGCGACCTGCTGGTCAAATTCGAAGGCTGCTACCACGGTCACTCTGACTCGCTGCTGGTCAAGGCCGGCTCGGGCGCGCTGACCTTCGGCAATCCGTCCTCGGGCGGCGTGCCGGCCGGCACCGTCGCCACCACCCTGGTCCTGCCCTACAACGATCCGCAGGCGCTGGCCGAGGCCTTCAAGACCTACGGCGACCAGATCGCCACAGTCATCGTCGAGCCGGTGGTCGGCAACATGAACCTGATCGCACCGACCGCAGAATTCCTCAAGGCGATGCGCGAACTGACGACGCAGTACGGCGCCGTGCTGATTTTCGACGAAGTGATGACCGGCTTCCGCGTCGGCCTGAAGAGCGCCCAGGGCCTGTTCGGCATCACGCCCGACCTGTCCACCTTCGGCAAGGTGGTCGGCGGCGGCATGCCACTCGGCGCCTTCGGCGGCAAGCGCGAAATCATGGAAAAGATTGCCCCGCTCGGTCCGGTCTATCAGGCCGGCACGCTGTCCGGCAACCCGATCGCCACCGCGGCCGGCCTCGCCACGCTCAAGCTGGTGCAGGAAAAGGGCTTTTACGAAGCGTTGACCGTAAAGACCAAGGCGCTATGCGACGGACTGGTTGCTGCCGCGAAAAAGCACGGCATCGCTTTCAGCGCCCAGAACGTCGGCGGCATGTTCGGCCTCTATTTCGCCGAAAAATGTCCCGGCACCTACGACGAGGTACTGGCCTGCGACAAGGAAGCCTTCAACCGCTTCTTCCACGCCATGCTCGAGGCCGGGCATTACTTCGCGCCGTCCGCCTTCGAAGCCGGCTTCGTCTCGGCCGCGCACAGCGATGCCGACATCGCCGCGACGATCGCCGCCGCCGACGCCTGGTTCGCGACGCAAGCCTGAGACCTGCCACGACATGAGCGGCCAGCCGCCGCTCATGCCAAAGAGCTGCAGCAGCAAGCGCCCGGGCACGTAAAAGCGCTGTAAGATTCCCGAAAAAGGGGAGACGCAGCATGCGCGAAATATTCAGAAAGCTTTACCAGAGCGGCGATTTCTGGGGCGGCCTGGCCGCCATGCTGGTCGCCCTGCCGGCTGCCATCGCCTTCGGCGTCACCATCTACTCGGCGATCGCGCCGATGCACGCCGCCCTCGGCGCCATGGCCGGCATCATCGGCGCCGCCGTGATCGGCCTGCTCGCCTCGATGCTGGGCGGTACCGACCGCCTGATCAGCGCGCCCTGTGCGCCTGCTGCCGCACTGCTCTCGGCCTTTGCCATCGAACTGGTGCGCGATGGCGTGCCGGGCGGCAACATCATCCTGATGCTGCTTCTGCTCGGCATCTTGGCCGGACTCTTCCAGATCCTCTTCGGCTTTGTCGGCATCGGCCGCCTGATCAAATACATTCCCTACCCGGTGGTCAGCGGCTACCTGACCGGGGTCGGCCTGATCATCATCGGCAGCCAGCTCGGCAAACTGCTCAGCACACCGGGCGAACTGCACTGGTACGAGGCGGCCAGTTCTCCCGAACTCTGGGACTGGCGCGCCCTCGCCGTCGGTGCGGCAACCATCGTCGTCATGCTGCTTGCACCACTGCTGACCCGCCGCCTGCCCGGCACCATTCTCGGCATCGCCGCCGGCATCGCCTGCTATTTCCTGCTCGCCAGCCAGGATGACAGCCTGTTCAAACTGACCGGCAACGATCTCGTCATCGGCCCGCTCGGCGCCAGCAGCGCCGGCTATCTCAAGGAAATCACCGGGCGCTGGCACGAGATCGGCGACCTGCGCCTGTCCCAGGTTGCCGCCCTGCTCGGCAACGCGCTGACGCTGGCCGTGCTGCTCTCGATCGACACGCTGAAGACCTGCGTCGTGCTCGACCAGCTGACCCGTTCACAACATGAGCCGAATCGCGAACTGGTCGCTCAGGGCATTGCCAATGTCGCTTCCAGCGCCGTCGGCGGCATTCCCGGCGCCGGCACCATGGGCGCGACGCTGGTCAATCTGTCGAGCGGCGCCACGACGCGCGCTTCCGGGCTGATCGAAGGCATTTCGGCACTCATCTTCGCGCTGGTCCTGAGCAGTTTCATTGCCTGGATTCCGGTCGCTTCCCTGGCCGGCATCCTGATCGTCGTCGGCATCCGCATGATCGACCGCGGGCCGCTGCGCTTCGTGCAATCGTCGGCCACCGTCTTCGATTTCGGCGTCGTCGTCACCGTCGTCATCGTCGCGCTCAGCATCGGCCTGATCGCCGCTTCCGGCGTCGGCGTCGCGCTCTCCATCCTGCTCTTCCTGCGCGAGCAGATCGG
The DNA window shown above is from Quatrionicoccus australiensis and carries:
- a CDS encoding methyl-accepting chemotaxis protein produces the protein MAFSFKLPKFGAGAKSSSPMTVLTGMTEGAAASAGKSLLPEFLAQQPVIQQMKILGGVFVTLFVLIAALVFHDNRESTNGTAYIAASGEMRMLSQRLAKASSLALQGNQVAFKQLKESRDTFALLLDRLSNGGEVGGVDVPASPGEVSTQLAALTERWAMTDKDAMTVVAQEKTLVELGKNVATIDNKNAVMLELTEQLAALKLQSGGSAREIAAANQLVMLTQRIAKNASALLVGDEINPEVAFLLGKDTNGFRDLLVGLSKGNEMLRLTASNDAASKEKLADLDAAFKEYQSAIGNILGNMQPLVLSKQAGARIFRESEDLLKATDDLALGYQATLSERGLYIFLVIVMTLLALGALALLAKIYLEDTGRRALEAEHQRQASEMTNRENQDAILRLMNELGDLADGDLTVTATVSENITGAIADSINYTIEELRVLVGRINDAANRVTAATEIARLTSAELLTAAERQSSEIQEVGQSALAMARSMNQVSGDATQSAQVARQSLMAAEKGTQAVHDSIKGMNEIRNQIQETSKRIKRLGESSQEIGEIVELISDITEQTNVLALNAAIQAASAGDAGRGFTVVAEEVQRLAERSAEATKQIGAIVKTIQTDTQDAVSAMEQSTQGVVEGAKLSDAAGQALTEISQVSRDLADLIQNISTSTQAQADSATQVATLMQDILRVTEQTTAGTQRTAEAVDELTALASELKGSVAGFKVD
- a CDS encoding chemotaxis protein CheW, whose translation is MAKKTSLRDFQTYLAGRLKTAALGKGGASWLGIQAGEDSWLVDLSDSGEIVQAPQLTSVPLARPWFAGIANIRGNLHAVTDFSLFCGGQPTPQNASTRLLLVGVKHGSNAALLVSRMLGLKNPEDFTPAPADSKLPGWAAASYTDRQGKVWHKLSVRDLLVDQDFMNIGA
- a CDS encoding response regulator transcription factor encodes the protein MPVKNILVVDDSPTERFFVVDLLTKAGYQVSTAENGEEGIAKAKAGKPDLILMDVVMPGLNGYQATRTLTRDEETKGIPVIVCTSKGQETDKIWGLRQGAVDYLVKPLNPEELLQRVAAIP
- a CDS encoding response regulator, which gives rise to MVIDDSNTIRRSAEIFLVQAGCQVVLAEDGFDALAKIADHQPNVIFCDIMMPRLDGYQTCSLIKKNARFKATPVIMLSSKDGLFDRARGRMVGSDQYLTKPFTKDSLLQTVATFALPAESETNL
- the thiD gene encoding bifunctional hydroxymethylpyrimidine kinase/phosphomethylpyrimidine kinase, with product MTSTPVSPSLPQVLVFAASDPSSGAGIQADLLTLASLGCHPLTAITALTVQDTTGVQSVHPVAAELLEQQARTVLEDMPVHAFKIGVLGSVENVVAVAEILSDYPEIPLIFDPVLASGRGDELSGEEIIAAMRELLLPQTTLLTPNAPEARRLAESDEDEEEPSIEVCAKRLIEMGAQYVLITGTHENTAQVINTLYGPDGVIRRDEWERLPGSYHGSGCTLASAIAGCLAGGASIEDAVRDAQDYTWQTLKNGFRGGMGQFIPDRFFWARGGDETAEQAGANDEPKADA
- the thiE gene encoding thiamine phosphate synthase; this encodes MHKLRGLYAITPEQPDGARLLRDVEAALAGGCRIVQYRDKISAMPEQVARAHALRALTRRFDACLLINDDLALTRLVDADGTHLGGEDGNLAAARAILGPGKTLGASCYADFSAAQSAAAAGADYVAFGAVYPSPTKPLAARATVDLFLQAKTTLTVPTCAIGGITLANAAPLIAAGASLLAVITDLFNAPDIAARAAAYQRLFEEAQS
- the hemL gene encoding glutamate-1-semialdehyde 2,1-aminomutase, whose translation is MTSRNQQLFERAQKHIPGGVNSPVRAFRSVGGTPLFFQKGVGPRVQDADGKWYTDYVGSWGPMILGHAHPDVIAAVQAAVVDGLSFGAPTEREVDIADLLCELVPSMEMVRLVSSGTEATMSAIRLARGYTGRDLLVKFEGCYHGHSDSLLVKAGSGALTFGNPSSGGVPAGTVATTLVLPYNDPQALAEAFKTYGDQIATVIVEPVVGNMNLIAPTAEFLKAMRELTTQYGAVLIFDEVMTGFRVGLKSAQGLFGITPDLSTFGKVVGGGMPLGAFGGKREIMEKIAPLGPVYQAGTLSGNPIATAAGLATLKLVQEKGFYEALTVKTKALCDGLVAAAKKHGIAFSAQNVGGMFGLYFAEKCPGTYDEVLACDKEAFNRFFHAMLEAGHYFAPSAFEAGFVSAAHSDADIAATIAAADAWFATQA
- a CDS encoding SulP family inorganic anion transporter; translated protein: MREIFRKLYQSGDFWGGLAAMLVALPAAIAFGVTIYSAIAPMHAALGAMAGIIGAAVIGLLASMLGGTDRLISAPCAPAAALLSAFAIELVRDGVPGGNIILMLLLLGILAGLFQILFGFVGIGRLIKYIPYPVVSGYLTGVGLIIIGSQLGKLLSTPGELHWYEAASSPELWDWRALAVGAATIVVMLLAPLLTRRLPGTILGIAAGIACYFLLASQDDSLFKLTGNDLVIGPLGASSAGYLKEITGRWHEIGDLRLSQVAALLGNALTLAVLLSIDTLKTCVVLDQLTRSQHEPNRELVAQGIANVASSAVGGIPGAGTMGATLVNLSSGATTRASGLIEGISALIFALVLSSFIAWIPVASLAGILIVVGIRMIDRGPLRFVQSSATVFDFGVVVTVVIVALSIGLIAASGVGVALSILLFLREQIGGSVIRHKFYVNQMSSNWHRPEAETRILEQKGDQAVIFELQGSLFFGTTQQLYAQIDPELKDRRFVILDLKRVQSVDVTAAHMLCQVRDALAERGAQLLLSSVRENLPNKRNLREFLEQTGVTENPESVRLFAELDNAIEWVEDRLLGESELAGPEEETPLELHEMELFKERKDETLADLEACLVKRSFKPGEVVYSCGEPGDAIYLIRQGTVKIFAPLGGGRNRHIATFGRGDFFGGLAFLDGLPHDNEAIAATPTEFFILSQEQFTRLTDEHKRLALTLLQSLARSLALRLRHADSEIAILQEY